A stretch of Episyrphus balteatus chromosome 2, idEpiBalt1.1, whole genome shotgun sequence DNA encodes these proteins:
- the LOC129912091 gene encoding vesicle-trafficking protein SEC22b-B isoform X1: MALLTMIARVIDGLPLVGTMQDDEQSGRSILEYQNQAKMLFRKLGSHSPARCSIETGPYLFHYLIENDVCYLVMCDKMYSKRLAFNYLEDLAQEFHGTYGRRVNSVTRPYAFIEFDVYIQKAKKQLTDRRRNINTINTQLQDVQRIMVQNIDDVLQRGTVLSELDTKTQNLSMMSQKYKKDATYLNRKSMYVKAAAAGIVLVVFILYFWVL; the protein is encoded by the exons ATGGCACTCCTTACAATGATAGCACGAGTAATTGATGGTCTTCCACTGGTCGGCACTATGCAAGATGACGAACAA TCTGGTCGCAGCATATTAGAATACCAAAACCAAGCAAAAATGCTTTTTAGGAAATTGGGATCACACTCGCCAGCACGATGCAGTATTGAAACAGGACCTTATCTATTCCA CTATTTAATTGAAAACGATGTATGCTATCTTGTTATGTGCGATAAAATGTATTCAAAGCGATTAGCATTTAACTATCTTGAAGATCTTGCCCAAGAGTTCCATGGGACGTATGGTAGACGAGTTAATTCAGTGACTCGTCCTTATGCATTTATCGAATTCGATGTTTACATCCAAAAAGCCAAAAAACAGCTAACAGATAGAAGAAGAAACATAAATACAATCAATACACAATTGCAAGATGTCCAGAGAATAATG GTACAAAATATCGatgatgttttacaaagagGAACAGTTTTATCAG AACTTGATACGAAAACTCAAAACCTGTCAATGATGTCgcagaaatataaaaaagatgCAACATATTTAAATCGTAAATCTATGTATGTTAAGGCAGCAGCTGCTGGAATTGTTCTTGTAgtgtttatattatatttttgggTATTATAa
- the LOC129912091 gene encoding vesicle-trafficking protein SEC22b isoform X2, whose product MALLTMIARVIDGLPLVGTMQDDEQSGRSILEYQNQAKMLFRKLGSHSPARCSIETGPYLFHYLIENDVCYLVMCDKMYSKRLAFNYLEDLAQEFHGTYGRRVNSVTRPYAFIEFDVYIQKAKKQLTDRRRNINTINTQLQDVQRIMVQNIDDVLQRGTVLSVNNTFHSRT is encoded by the exons ATGGCACTCCTTACAATGATAGCACGAGTAATTGATGGTCTTCCACTGGTCGGCACTATGCAAGATGACGAACAA TCTGGTCGCAGCATATTAGAATACCAAAACCAAGCAAAAATGCTTTTTAGGAAATTGGGATCACACTCGCCAGCACGATGCAGTATTGAAACAGGACCTTATCTATTCCA CTATTTAATTGAAAACGATGTATGCTATCTTGTTATGTGCGATAAAATGTATTCAAAGCGATTAGCATTTAACTATCTTGAAGATCTTGCCCAAGAGTTCCATGGGACGTATGGTAGACGAGTTAATTCAGTGACTCGTCCTTATGCATTTATCGAATTCGATGTTTACATCCAAAAAGCCAAAAAACAGCTAACAGATAGAAGAAGAAACATAAATACAATCAATACACAATTGCAAGATGTCCAGAGAATAATG GTACAAAATATCGatgatgttttacaaagagGAACAGTTTTATCAG tcaataataCATTTCATTCCAGAACTTGA